Within Mucilaginibacter inviolabilis, the genomic segment GAGGCTTTTGAAAAAGCCTGGATAGCCCTGGTAACGTCTTAATAAGCTGATATCTTCAAATTCATTCAGATGCAACATGGTATCTGATATGATATAAACCCATTTTACGGTTTCAAAATCCAGTTTCTTGATCAATGCGAAATGGTCAATGATACCCACTGTTTTTTGTGAGGCAAACATATTGAGGATGATCAAACCCTGGTAGCCTTGTAGGTTTCCTCCGGCATATACAATGTCGGCTATTGCACCGCGTTGTTCCAGTAAATGTTTGATCTTGATGGCTTGTATGCCACCGTCGTCGGTGATGGCAAAGCGCTTACCTTTTATAACAGCATCTTCTGCGGTTGATGATTTAGTAGGGGTAAGCTCAAAACGCAGGCGTGATAATGTTTCATCAGTTGCTGTTTCTACGGCAGGCTCTTCTATGATCTTTTTGGCTTCGGTAACCAAACCGGTAGTTTCAGCTTCTATTTCAGCTATCCAGTTGGCCAAGCCGTTAAGCGTTTTAATAGCTGCCAGTTTTTCCATCATATCATCTGCTTGTTCATTAGCTTTGCCGAAGCCTATTTGCAACTTTAGGTCGCCAATGATCTCCATACGTTTGATAGAGTCGATACTCAGATCAGCTTCCATGTCCAGATCCATGCCCAGCATTTCCTGCGGATAGCCTGTTTTTTCGCTTACTACGGATAGTATTGCCGCTTTCAGATCCTCTAATGAAAATTTTGCCTTGGTGGTAGCCTGTACGTTTACTTCAATGTTAACTGTAGCAGGTGCGCTTGCAGTAGTTTGTGTCGTGTTTTCGTTTATCCAGCTTACCAAACCGCTTAAAGTTTTAATACCGGCCAGCTGCTCCATCATGGTATCTTCGCTTTTTTCGCTGTTACTAAACCCACCCAGTTCGGTGCGTAATGTACCGATGATCTCCACCCGTTTAATGGAGTCGATGCTCAGATCGGCTTCCAGGTCCATCTCCATACCCAGCATATCCTGCGGATAACCGGTTTTGTCGCTTACTACCTGTAGCAATACCTGTTTAACATCTTTTTGTACAGCGGCAACCGGTGCTGCAGCAGGTTGTGCTATAGCTTTTACTTCCTGTTTAACTTCAACAGGAGCTGCTACCGGGATAGATTGCTGAACATAGGCTTGTTGCTGGTATTGCTGCGGTGCCTGCTGGTAAGCCATCGGGCTACCTGGGTTTTGTCCTAAAAAGGACATCATTACATCTCTTTGTGCCTGTATCAGCATTTTCATGCTGTTCAGATATTCCTGCATCATCAATTCAGCACCTGAATTTACGATGGTGTGCGTTTCAGTTCGTACTTCGTTGTTTTTCATTTTAATAGGTTCAATGATAGGCAGGGCACCGTTTGCGGGCAGCTTTCCACTGGCAGGAATTGCTTGCTGACCATTTACGTACCAAACAGCAGCACTCTTTTTGTATAAAGCTGGTTCGTCCAGATTTAACAGTTTAGCGCCACGGCCTTCAAATAGTTTTTCGATATGGATGTTTCGGCCTGTAGCCATATAGTCGGCCAGCATGCAAAGCAGGTGGGTAAGTTTGTTGCGGCTGTTATCTTCTGCAAATAACAATACCTCGTCTTTACCCAGGCAGGCTTTAGTTAAGCCGGTTAATACTTTACCAGGGCCAACTTCAATAAATATCCGGGCACCTGCGGCGTACATTTGCTGTACTTCTTCTACAAATTTTACCGGTTTTACCAGGTGATCAGTCAGGCGTTCTTTTATTTCGTTTGCCTTAACAGGATATACTGCTGCGGTAGTGTTTGACCACACCGGTAAGCTCAGATCGTTAAAGTTTACGCCGGCAAGCACTTCGGTATACAGTTCTTTTGACCTGGCTACCAGGGGACTATGGAATGCGCAGGCAACTTCTAGTTTCCGGGCCGATATTTTTGCCGTTTTAAGTACCTCCATTAAATTTTGTATGGCAGGAGTAGTGCCTGCTAACACGCATTGTAACGGAGAGTTATAATTAACCGGGTAAATATCTTTTAATCCCGAAATGATCTTTTGTAATTCGTCCTGCGTAGCATTTACGGCTATCATGGCTCCGGCATCGCCATCAACAACGGCATCTAAAATAGATTGGGCACGTTTGGCGCTCAGTTTTACCAGTTCGTTTTCGTCAAAAGCACCGGCAAAACATAGTGCAGGTAATTCGCCGTAGCTGTGACCGGCAACCATATCGGGCTCAATGCCCATGGTTTTTAGGAAATTAGCTAAAGCCAGATCAACCATACCCAATAATGGTTGTGCCATACGGGTATCCTTAATGGCTTCTTTCTGTCCTTTGATTAACTCCGGATCGAAGGCTGCATTCGGGAACAATACTTTTTCATACTCAGGGTATTGTTTCAGCAAAGTGCGCATGGCCGGGAATACCACGAACAGGTCGCGAGCCATATTAATACGCTGGCTTCCCTGACCCGGGAACATGAACGCCACTTTACCTTCCTGTTTTTTAACAATATAAGTGTCCTTGCTTTCGATACCTGACAGGGCCAGTTCAACCTTCATCATCAGGTCGTCGGCGTTATCCGCTACAATACTCAGTTGTACGGGTTTTGCGTTGGTTGTCGCTAAACTAAAGGCAATGTCTCTCAGGTTGATATTGCCATTAATCTCCAGTAAAGCTTTTACTGAGTTTAGTTTTGTTTTGGCTTCATCGTAAGTATCACCACGGAAAACAAAAAGCTCCGAAGGCCATGAGGTTAATACCGGGTTTTCTGCCGATACGGGGTTGCTGCTTTCAATTACAGCATGGAAGTTGGTACCTCCAAAACCGAAAGCGCTTACACCTGCATAACGTTTATCATCCATCCATAAACCCGCTTCGGTATGGAAAGCGAATGGACTGGTTTCGGGATTATAAAACCCGTTTGGTGTTTTTAAATGTATGGTTGGTGGTTTTATACCATGATAAACTGCTAAAGAAGCTTTGATCAATCCGGCTAAACCAGCGGCGCATTTGGTGTGCCCGATCTGTGTTTTTACCGAACCGAGGTGTGTTTGGCCAGCAAGGGCGCCCGATTGGTTAAGCATATCAGTCAATGCGCTTAACTCGGTTTTGTCACCTACTACGGTTCCTGTACCATGTGCTTCAACCAACCCTAATAATGATGGGGTGATACCGGCTTGTTCATAAGCACGTTCCAATGCACGCACCTGACCGATCTTGCGCGGAGCGGTTAAGCCCAGCGCTTTGCCGTCGCTTGATCCGCCAACACCTTTGATCACCGCATAAACACGGTCACCATCGCGCAGGGCGTCTTCATGTCTTTTTAATACGATCATGGCCACACCTTCGCCTAAAGCTATACCATCAGCTTCGCCATCAAATGTAGCGCAACGGCCTTTGCGGGATAGGGCATGGGTGCTCGAGAACATCAGGTAATCATTGATACCATTGTGTAAATCGGCGCCACCGGCCAATACCATGTCTGATTTTTCCAAGAACAACTCCTGGCAAGCCAGATCAATAGCAGCTAATGACGACGCGCAAGCAGCATCTACTGTAAAGTTACGGCCACCAAAATCCATACGGTTGGTGATACGGCCAGAGATTACGTTGGCCAGGATACCCGGGAACGAATCCTCAGTAGTTTTTGGCAGGGCTGCGTCAACTTCTGCAGGGAGCTCGCCAAATACCTGTTTGTAATATCCTCTGAAACTATAGCTGTTAGCGAGGTCGTTACCACCTTCGGCACCGATAATCACAGAGATGTTATCACGATCAAAATTACCGCTGCCATAACCCGCATTCTCCATAGCTTGCTTGGCAACCAGCAAGGTTAACAACTGGGTTGGCTCAATGGCGGCCAATGATTGTGGTGGTATCCCAAATTCCAGTGGATCGAAATCGATCTTCGGAATAAAGCCGCCCCATTTGGAGTGCGACATATCGTCTGCGGTAGATGCAGGATCGTAATATAAGGCTTTATTCCAGCGCTCATCAGGCACTTCGGTAACACAATCTTTTCCTAAAATGATATTGCGCCAGTATTCTTCAATATTTTTTGCTTCAGGGAAGATACAGGCCATACCCACGATAGCCACATCAAGCGAGCGTTCGGTTGATTCTGGTGCTGCGGGTAAAGCGGCTTCCTGGATAAGTTGATAATTGTTTTCGGCAACATCCTGGTGCAGTTCCAGCAGGGAAATAACCTTGTTATGCATTACGGCCACCTGACCGATCATGTACATACCCAGGCTAAGCTGATCGGCTTCGTTGATGGTTACCAGTTCATCGCCGCGACGTTCAATGCCTTTGGCTGCAATGCGCAGCCTACCTACGTTAAGGCTTTCCAGTTTTTCCCAGATCTCTTTTTTATCGATACCGGCTTCCTGTAGTTTAGCTTTCTCTGTACTAAAGAAATCCGCGAATGCAGTGTTCAGGCAACGGGTCTCATGGCCCGGAGCTGTTTCCAGTAATACCGTATCTTTAGCCTGCAGCGCCTGTTCCTGAAATTTATCCTGAATGGCGCCAGTGATCACGGCTTCTTTAGTATATAAATAAGCGGTACCCATCAGCACACCTATTTTTACACCTTTGGCTGCTAATGGAGCTGCCATTACGGCGATAAAGGCCGTTGAAAATGCATCATGTATACCACCGGCAAAAAATACGCTGATCTCTTCGGGCTTGTCTTCTTTTAACAGGCGCTCAATTTGTTTTTCCCAAAGCACCATGCTGGATAGGGGGCCAACGTGACCACCGCACTCACGGCCTTCAAAAACAAAGCGACGGGCGCCTTCTTTCAAAAACATATCCAGCAGGGAAACTGAAGGGACATGTAAAAATGTTTTTATACCTGCTTTTTCAAGCGGTTTAGCCTGTGAGGGTCTTCCTCCTGCAATTAATACTACAGGTGGTTTTGCTTCCAGGATGTATTGCATTTGCTCGTCGCGCAGTTCCTGTGGCGCAAAACCGAGGATACCTACGCCCCAGGTTTTATTACCGGCGAGTTTCTTGGTATCCATCACCAGTTCCTTGGCGCGCGGGCCTTTTAATAATGACAGCGCAATGAATGATAAGGCGCCTGCTTCTGCAACAGCATCGGCAAAGGGAGCTACGTCGCTTACGCGGGTCATCGGGCCCTGGGCAATAGGGTAAGTGATATTGAGATCTTTGGCCAAAGCATTGTTTGGTCTGATCACGTTTAGGGCCCGTGCCTGGTTCAGGTGGCCATACATGGCTTCTTTGATACCAAATACAAGTTTGTTTAGTTTTTTGTAACGATTAACCAGATCGGTAGCCAGGGCAATGTCCTGACCCATCGGGATATAGCTTTTATCTACCTGGAGATCGTTGAAATAAGTTTTAAGATCATTATAGGTAGCATTCTCAGGCAGCGCGGGAGAGTTCGGACGAACCAGAACCCTGCAGTTGTCAATCAGTTTGGTTTCGGTACCGCTTAATTTGGTGCAAAGCTCTTTCAGCTCTTTTGGCGCAGAGCATTCCGGGAACAGAGCCAATTGACTATCGAGCACGATACCGGCTGCCCCTTGTGCGGATAATGCTGCCGCTGTATGTATACCAACACCACCTTGTACCCAAACCGGGATGTCTTTTACCTCCTGTATAACGCGCTGGAATAAGATGTATGATGATTCATAAGCCACATTACCGGCACCTTCGTTTCCTTTAATGATGATACCGGCAGCACCCTGGGCTTTAGCTTGTTTGGCAGAAGCCAGATCATTTACCTGATAAATAAGCTGAGTGTTTTTAGGTTGTTTGATCTTTACCCCGAATGGAGCTATGATCATGCTCACCTGCTCAGGGAGTTTGATATCGATGATGTCGGCTCCGGTAAAACAAACACCAAAATCGATTGAGCTACGGCTTACTAAGTTTTCAAGCGCTTCTTCGGCAAGGGTTTTATTGAGCCCGAGGCTCAATACAGGAAAAGCTCCCGCATGATGCAGATCAAGTGCAAGCGATACATCGGGTTTTTCGAAGGGGGTTAATCCAATTATTGCACGTTTTTTCATGATATAGGGTAGATAAAATGTTAAAATAGATGGCTATCTGCAAAAACTACCATACAAATCCCAGATGAGGATATAGAGAACACTAAATATTATGGCAGATGAAAATAATAAATCAATCTTATACTTTAATCAAAAAGTAATAATTTAACAACAAAGACATCTTAATCTTATTAATTATACAATAATACCACTATATTTTTATATTTATGCACAGTGAATACAATGAACAGAAAAAGAACAAAATGAAAAAATGGCCATTAAACATATGTTAACAAGCTAATATTATGCTGTTTATCATTGAGGTTAAATGATTTACTGTAAATAATAATGATAATTATTGGTTAAAAAATAGATTCTCTTGAGTTAAATATCTTTATAGAGTGTAGTTTTGATCAATTTGTTAATGTTTATTTAAAGCAGATTTTACTTTTGAATAATTGGCTTTGATTTTTAAAAATATCATATTAAAATATTGATATTCAGTTTTTTAAACTTGTGTAGGAAACTATTTATTCAACAAATGTTTGAGCATCAGGAGTTTCTGATATAAAGGCAGGTAAAGGTTTATAAAGGCTATTTGTGGTACTATTTGAAATTCATATTGCCTCTGGTGCTAAAAAAATAAACTAATGTGTAAGTATTTATTAAAATCCGATTAATGAAGAGGGATTTTAGAGCTATTAGCTCTGCTTTTTATTCTGATTTGGTGTTTTAAGTGATGTGGAATCGGGTTTTTATAATGGGCAAACTCCCCAATTCTGCTTCAGATCAAA encodes:
- a CDS encoding type I polyketide synthase, giving the protein MKKRAIIGLTPFEKPDVSLALDLHHAGAFPVLSLGLNKTLAEEALENLVSRSSIDFGVCFTGADIIDIKLPEQVSMIIAPFGVKIKQPKNTQLIYQVNDLASAKQAKAQGAAGIIIKGNEGAGNVAYESSYILFQRVIQEVKDIPVWVQGGVGIHTAAALSAQGAAGIVLDSQLALFPECSAPKELKELCTKLSGTETKLIDNCRVLVRPNSPALPENATYNDLKTYFNDLQVDKSYIPMGQDIALATDLVNRYKKLNKLVFGIKEAMYGHLNQARALNVIRPNNALAKDLNITYPIAQGPMTRVSDVAPFADAVAEAGALSFIALSLLKGPRAKELVMDTKKLAGNKTWGVGILGFAPQELRDEQMQYILEAKPPVVLIAGGRPSQAKPLEKAGIKTFLHVPSVSLLDMFLKEGARRFVFEGRECGGHVGPLSSMVLWEKQIERLLKEDKPEEISVFFAGGIHDAFSTAFIAVMAAPLAAKGVKIGVLMGTAYLYTKEAVITGAIQDKFQEQALQAKDTVLLETAPGHETRCLNTAFADFFSTEKAKLQEAGIDKKEIWEKLESLNVGRLRIAAKGIERRGDELVTINEADQLSLGMYMIGQVAVMHNKVISLLELHQDVAENNYQLIQEAALPAAPESTERSLDVAIVGMACIFPEAKNIEEYWRNIILGKDCVTEVPDERWNKALYYDPASTADDMSHSKWGGFIPKIDFDPLEFGIPPQSLAAIEPTQLLTLLVAKQAMENAGYGSGNFDRDNISVIIGAEGGNDLANSYSFRGYYKQVFGELPAEVDAALPKTTEDSFPGILANVISGRITNRMDFGGRNFTVDAACASSLAAIDLACQELFLEKSDMVLAGGADLHNGINDYLMFSSTHALSRKGRCATFDGEADGIALGEGVAMIVLKRHEDALRDGDRVYAVIKGVGGSSDGKALGLTAPRKIGQVRALERAYEQAGITPSLLGLVEAHGTGTVVGDKTELSALTDMLNQSGALAGQTHLGSVKTQIGHTKCAAGLAGLIKASLAVYHGIKPPTIHLKTPNGFYNPETSPFAFHTEAGLWMDDKRYAGVSAFGFGGTNFHAVIESSNPVSAENPVLTSWPSELFVFRGDTYDEAKTKLNSVKALLEINGNINLRDIAFSLATTNAKPVQLSIVADNADDLMMKVELALSGIESKDTYIVKKQEGKVAFMFPGQGSQRINMARDLFVVFPAMRTLLKQYPEYEKVLFPNAAFDPELIKGQKEAIKDTRMAQPLLGMVDLALANFLKTMGIEPDMVAGHSYGELPALCFAGAFDENELVKLSAKRAQSILDAVVDGDAGAMIAVNATQDELQKIISGLKDIYPVNYNSPLQCVLAGTTPAIQNLMEVLKTAKISARKLEVACAFHSPLVARSKELYTEVLAGVNFNDLSLPVWSNTTAAVYPVKANEIKERLTDHLVKPVKFVEEVQQMYAAGARIFIEVGPGKVLTGLTKACLGKDEVLLFAEDNSRNKLTHLLCMLADYMATGRNIHIEKLFEGRGAKLLNLDEPALYKKSAAVWYVNGQQAIPASGKLPANGALPIIEPIKMKNNEVRTETHTIVNSGAELMMQEYLNSMKMLIQAQRDVMMSFLGQNPGSPMAYQQAPQQYQQQAYVQQSIPVAAPVEVKQEVKAIAQPAAAPVAAVQKDVKQVLLQVVSDKTGYPQDMLGMEMDLEADLSIDSIKRVEIIGTLRTELGGFSNSEKSEDTMMEQLAGIKTLSGLVSWINENTTQTTASAPATVNIEVNVQATTKAKFSLEDLKAAILSVVSEKTGYPQEMLGMDLDMEADLSIDSIKRMEIIGDLKLQIGFGKANEQADDMMEKLAAIKTLNGLANWIAEIEAETTGLVTEAKKIIEEPAVETATDETLSRLRFELTPTKSSTAEDAVIKGKRFAITDDGGIQAIKIKHLLEQRGAIADIVYAGGNLQGYQGLIILNMFASQKTVGIIDHFALIKKLDFETVKWVYIISDTMLHLNEFEDISLLRRYQGYPGFFKSLDREFEDTKCRVVSLGTPMTAEEIADITLKELLNPDKPSEVIYQDHQRHVMELIPSQLITGLEESHIKLDKKSVVIVFGGAQGITSELMIHFAKDYPCTYILVGRSADPRKAAKSAADALESKDEIRAYVIKQGAIKKPAEVEQETARIYKNNQVMRTIAQMEAGGSTVVYKSLDLCDEQRLSSFIDDTYEIYGRIDGVVHGAGLLEDKLFQSKTPESFGRVFDTKVKPLRILAEQLRPETQFVILFSSIASVYGNRGQTDYAAANSVLDKYAWALNKRINGKVMSINWGPWKGAGMVSPTLEKEYERRGIALIPLQHGREIFLNELKYGKESQVLIMAGNNW